The genomic DNA TTGTTACAACGTTTATTACAATGTTAATTATTATCTTGGCATTCCCTGCATTAACAATCGCACTTGCGTTAATGACTGCTGATAGAATCTTTGACACTGCATTCTTTACAGTAGCCAATGGCGGTATGCCGATGTTATGGGCAAACTTCTTCTGGGTATGGGGGCACCCTGAGGTATACATCCTTGTCCTTCCGGCATTCGGTATTTATTCAGAAATTATTCCAACATTTGCACGTAAACGTTTATTCGGACACCAAAGTATGGTGTGGGCAACAGCTGGTATCGCATTCTTGAGTTTCTTAGTTTGGGTTCACCATTTCTACACAATGGGTAATGGTGCATTAGTTAACTCATTCTTCTCAATTACAACAATGTTAATCGCTGTTCCTACAGGTGTGAAAATCTTTAACTGGTTATTCACATTGTACAAAGGCCGAATTACTTTTGAATCACCTATGCTATTCTCATTAGCATTTATCCCTAACTTTACAATTGGTGGGGTTACAGGTGTCATGCTTGCGATGGCATCCGCTGACTTCCAATACCACAACACATATTTCTTAGTGGCCCACTTCCACTACACAATTGTTGCTGGTGTTGTATTCGCATGTTTCGCAGCTATGATTTTCTGGTATCCAAAAGCAATGGGATACAAATTATTTGAGAAACCAAATAAATGGTTCTTCTGGATCTTTATGATTGGTTTCAACGTTACATTCTTACCACAATTCATTTTAGGTCTTGATGGTATGCCACGTCGTCTTTACACTTATATGCCTGAAGATCACTGGTTCTTATTGAACTTTATTTCTTCAATTGGTGCAGCGTTGATGTCTATCGGCTTCTTAATTTTCGTTGGTAACATCATCTACAGTCACATTAAAGCACCACGTGAAGCAACTGGCGATAACTGGGATGGTTTAGGACGTGGTTTAGAGTGGTCAACTGCTTCAGCAATTCCACCTAAATACAACTTTGCCATCACACCAGAGTGGGACGATCTTGATACATTTGTTGAAATGAAACGACAAGGTAGACACTATCTTGACAATCATAATTATAGTGACATTCACATGCCAAATAATACACACATTGGTTTCTGGATGGGTGTCTTGTTCTTCATCGGTGGTTTCTTCTTAGTATTCGAAACATTATTACCTGCGATTTTATCACTTGCTGGTATTTTCGGATTAATGATTTGGAGAAGTTTCCAAGAAGATCACGGTTATATTATTCCTGCAAGTGAAGTCGCTGAAACTGAAGCGCGCTTAAGAAAGGCACGTCAAAAAGAAAGGGAGGCTCTAAATCATGAGTAATAAGGTTGTCGATACTATTGATGCTCGTACACATGAAGGCGAAATAAATAAACTCGGTTTTTGGATCTTCCTTACAGCTGAATTTGCACTTTTTGGTACGCTTTTCGCAACACTATTAACCCTCCAACATGGTGGTAGTTATGGTGGCATGCTTACAACTGATTTGTTTGAATTACCACTCGTATTAATCATGACTTTCTTACTTTTAACAAGTTCTTATACTTGCGGTATCGCGATTTATTACATGCGTAAAGAAAATAAGAATTTATTATTACTTTGGATGATTATTACAGTGTTACTAGGGATCGGATTTGTTGGATTCGAGATTTTCGAGTTCTCGCACTACGTTCATGAAGGTGCAACACCACAAACTGCTTCCTACTGGTCTAGTTTCTTTATTCTATTAGGAACGCACGGTGCCCACGTAACTTTAGGTATTTTCTGGATTATCTGCTTATTAATCCAAGTTGCAATGCGCGGGCTTAATAAATACAACGCACCAAAATTATTTATAGTAAGTTTATACTGGCACTTCTTAGATGTTGTTTGGATTTTCATCTTTACTGCCGTATATATGATAGGGATGGTGTATAGCGGATGAATACAATTGTTAAACATACGATAGGCTTTATTGCCTCAATCATTTTAACGTTACTTGCAGTTTTCGTGACTCTTTACACATCACTGTCTTTTAACGCCAAAGTTACTATTATTTTTGGTTTTGCATTTATCCAAGCGTTCTTACAACTCTTAATGTTCATGCATTTAACTGAAGGTAAAAATGGTCGTATTCAACTTGCAAAAGTACTCTTTGCGATTATCATTACTTTAGTTATTGTTATCGGAACATATTGGGTTATGCAAGGTGGTCACGGTCACCACATCTAAGCAATGCATAACGAAAGCACTAACACGCATGCGTGTTAGTGCTTTTTTTACAATATTATTTTAAAGGAGCGACAATAGAGATGCCTATCCCTATTATTATTGATACAGACCCTGGTATTGATGATGCTGCGGCCATCAGCTTCGCACTTCATCATCCAGAAATCGATGTCAAATTGATTAACACGGTCCATGGTAATGTATCTATAGATAAAACAACACGAAATGCGTTAACACTCGTAGAATACTTCAATAAAGATGTCCCAGTCAGTCGTGGTCAAGCTGTCCCTTTAATTCAGCCTCCAATTTATGCAGAACATGTACACGGGGAAACGGGTATGGATGGCTTTGAATTTCCTCCTCTCACACGAACGGTGAAATCTGACAATGGGGTCGAAGCAATGAAATCCGTCATTGTTGAAAGTCATTCACCTATTACCTTAGTTCCAATTGGTCCTTTAACTAACATCGCATTATTGCTAAAGCATCATCCGGACATCAAACATCAAATCAAAGAAATTGTGTTAATGGGCGGCAGTGCTTCACGAGGAAATGTGACTGTAGCAGCTGAGTTTAATATTTATGCTGATCCAGAAGCTGCTCAAATTGTCTTTGATAGTGGTGTACCTATCACCGTAATTGGTTTAGATGTTGTGCGTACAACGAATCTTCCTTTAGAAAAGTTGCCAAAGATTCAAAATACGAATCAAACTGGCGCGATGCTTGTTGAGCTTTTCCGCCATTATAGAGGTGAAAACTTCCAACAAGGCTTGAATGTATATGATGCCTACACCATCATGTATTTAATCCATCCAAATTTATTTACACTACGTCCAGCTCATGTCGATGTTGAACTCAAAGGTGAACATACACGGGGCATGACCATTATGGATTTCCAACATTCTCAGCCGAATGCGCAAATTGTGATGCAGATTCAATATGAAGATTTTCTTGACTCTTTCTTCTCATTATTATCCTACTGCCCTTAATATAACTTAGACGAACCGCGAAATGTGGATAAAATCATTATAGCGATAGATTGGAAATCAATATTCCGGCTCAAACGAGTGTGAATCCATAATAAGCAATAACAATGATATAAAGAGAGCGCTAAGATGACTTTGATTGAAAAAGTCGTCTTAGCGCTTATTTAGTCTAAAGATAAACAATATGGCTAGAACTGTACAAGCTTTCTAAGTGTAAATAAAACCTATTAGACACTGTTCTTTTATTTAAATTATAGTCAATCGTCTACACTGAATTGGACATATTCTATGGGAATAGATAATGATAATTTAAGTAGGATTAGATGCATACCTAACCTAACTTCAATCACTTATTTTAATTGTCGTGATCTTGTTTAAGCACGTCACCAGACTTCGCATCCAATGTGATTTCTTGTTCACCTTGCTTGCTTGATAATTCGATTTCATAAACAAATTGACCATCGTCTTGGCTCAATTGCCATTGTTTTAATTCACCATCATATTTTTTCTGTGCTTTTTTAACAGCTTCTTTAAATGAAATTGCATCTTGATATTGGATCGCTTTTTCATTATCCATCTCGTGTTCTGATTCTTGTTCTTTGTGTATGACTTTATTATCTTTATCTGATACTTTTATTTCTGCTTCTTTATTTCCTTTGAATAAGCCGATTTCATAAACCCATTCGCCATGGTCGTTTTTATATTCTAATTTTTTAACGTCCCCATCAAATGATTTTTGTGCAGTTTTAATGGCTTCTTCTGGTTGTGTTTTCACTTTATTAACATTTTGAGTCGTCATATTTTGAGATGATGCGTTAGATTGATTGTCTGATTTTTGTTCAGTTTTCTGTGCATGCTCTTGATGGTCATCGTGATCGTCGTGATCATCATGACCACAAGCCGCTAGGACAATCCCTGTTGATAATAATAGTGATAATACTTTGAACCTCATTGTATAACCTCCGAATTTTTAACATAATCTTTACTTAAACTTCACATTCCCTTTATACAGACTTTTATGCAGAAATGCTACAATTTATTGTTTCATATATTAAAAATCCGTCGAGAGATGTAGCTGTCTATCGTAATTGCAATCGATTTTTTATAGCGCCTATAATGTGTGGTGCTTTCTCTAAGTGGTTGTAAACATCTAATAACTTCGATTTTTCATTTTGCCAATTGTAAATGACTTTGGCCTTTTTGGTATTCTCCTTACATTGGGCATAAAAAGACGGATCATCAATCATTTGATTAACAGCTTTTGCGATGTGCTGAGCGTTATGAGGGTCAATTGCAATACCAATCTCATTTTCTACAATAACACGTTTAACTTCAGGAAAATCACACCCAATAACCGGGACATGCGCCATGATATATTCAAATAATTTATTTGAACTGGCTGAATAATGATTAAAACAAACATTTTGTAAAACTTGAAAACCAACGAAAGCTTCGCGTGTAATACTTGGCAGTTCTTGAAATGGGACTTTATCTAAAAAATAAATCCAATCTCGTGCAGAGGATTGTTGCGCTTGTGTTTTCAACGTCTCTGTCAATTTACCGCCTCCGACAAAAACCAATACGCCCTCCTTAATTAAAGGCATCGCTTCAATTAATTTTTCAAGACCTCGACCTTGTTGAAGCCCCCCTTGGTAGAGTAATATTTTTTCATCTGGTTTTAAATTAAGCTTTTGATGTAAATTTATTTTAGGTTTTGTTTCAATATCATACAGCTCAGAATAATTATAAAGTGTTTTCGGATAAAATCCGTAAATGTGTTCATTATATTTTGCTCTCGTATGATTTTCTACTATCATTTCATCAACAAATTGTAATAGAAATCTTTCAATACGCTTAATTAAATCAGGACGATACCCTGTACGATCGGATTGAACTTCGTGACTATCATAGACAAGCGGTTTTGGTTTGAGACGCAACTTCGCACACACAATTCCTTGGGGTAATGTGTTCAAATCGTTTGCATGATAAACGTCTGGATTGAGGCGATAACCTTTAACAATCATTCTTAAAATAATCGCACTATTAATTACCCACTTGCGTAGCCAACGGGATTTCATTGCCCCCATGCTAATTAATAATAATGCTAAATAGCTGCTTAATAACATATAATTCACATAAAACAAGCCGACTGCCACAGCTGTACATACACCTCCGACAACGATTAAAAAGCGTTTGCCATGATCTGAATAAGCTTGCAATAGTGTGGGATAACGTTTTACGCGATGAACGCTAAAACGATCTGAAATCTTTTCATAAGGGTGGATATTGGGATTTTTCGGATCATTAATCGCAATCAAATCAACCTGGTAACCTGCATCTGCTAATGCGGTACATTCACGATGCACACGCGCATCATTTGTAAAGTGATTCCAAACGAACATACCTACTTTTTTCATCTATAACGTCCTTTCTTATATCTTTTAAAATGTAACACTGTCTAAAATATTAAAAACCACCCACTTGCCATATAATTGCGATTAAAAATAAAATGAAACTACCACCTAAAGGTAAAAAGGTATGCCAATGTACAGGTGATAATTCTGACGCTTCAATTGAATCACTTCTCTGTTGTTGTAATCCAAGCATTTTCTTTTTATAAGCAAGTTGTCCTTTTTTATCTCGTGCTTTAAAACCACGAATTAACGTATTATATCGCTTAACAACATGATTGACTTCGCCATATTCAATCATTTCTCCATAGTGAATCCAGATGGCTTTATCGCATAAATTTTTAATTTGAGCTGCTGAATGAGATACAAAAAATATTGTTTTTCCTTGTTGCTGCAATTCTTTCATTTTGGCGATACATTTATTCGCAAACGTTTCATCACCAACTGATAACGCTTCATCCACAATGAGAACATCTGGATTTGTATGAATAGCAATTGAAAAACCTAATCTTGCTTTCATCCCACTCGAATAACTTTTAATGGGCTGATAAATAAATTCATCGAGCTCAGAAAATTTTACGATATCATCGAATATTTGATTAATTTCTTTAGTAGACATACCATGCATTAAACATTTATAACGTATATTCTCTTCACCCGTAAAATCATTTTTCAAGCCTGCTGAAATCGCAATGAGTGAAGCATTACCATTAATCGTTACTTTCCCTCTCGAAGGTTTTAATACTTCTGCGAGAATATTTGATAAAGTTGATTTCCCTGAACCATTTAATCCAATGAGTCCAACTGACGTTCCTTTTTCGACTTCAAATGAAATATCATAAAGCGCATAGTAGGGTTTAGGTTTGTAAAAATAACCAAATGAAAATAAAGAAATCATTTTACTAATTTTACTGTTATTTAAATCATATATTTTTGAGACATTTTCTACCTTTACTTTATAAGTCATGTTATCACCTGATTTAGATGTGAGTTATTTCGTGCGTTTGCTTTAATTTCGCGAAAGCAATTCACGTAATCTTCAAAGTCTCCCATTCGTGTTTTAATAATCGATTGATCTTGATCCATTACACTTCCTTCCTCTGTAAATGCCCAAACCATATTACCGCTGCCTTTATAATCGCTAAGCTTCGAAGGAATATAAGGATTCAACTGTTTAATACCAATCGTATGTGCGTCAAAAATAAGTAAGCCATCGAATAACAAAGTAAGATTTAAAAATTCAAAATAACCTACCAGCGGGTGTAAAATAATATATTCTTTAAAATCACTGTTTTTGTACATATTCAAGACATTACCTCTAATATTTGTAAAACAATGTATTCTAAAGTTTGTTTCCCCTTTAGATTCTAAATATTTGCATACCAATTCAATCTCGTTAAAACCCCTCGTAGCATAAAAATTACCAAAATAACCTAAGTTGATATATTCAGCATCCACTTCATAAGTAGTCATCACTTTATAATAATCGTCTTTTCGAGGGATAGGATGTCTCGATATGACTGCACGGTTTCTAATACTTTCTTTAATATTGTCATCAAATCGCTCAATCATGTACTCCATTTGATTTTCATTTGTAAAAATTAATTCATCTGCATGAGATAAAGCAAGTAACTCACAAACATTAAAGACATTATCGTCAACTAATGACACAAGTTCGGGTCTTAAAGATTTCTTAATTTGATATATATACTGTTCATCTTCAATGGGTGCAAATCTTAAGTCACTTGTTACAGTCGTGTGCAATGGATCTGAAAATTCAGCTCGCCAAAAGATGTGCGGATTTTTAACTTTAATTTCATATCCTAAAAAATGAGATTGTGGAAACATGGCTCGAGAATAGAGGTGCTCGTAAGATTTTGGATTTTCCTCTAACACTTTTAATCCTTCTTCGATAAATCCGCTAATACTTTCCCAACTAGAAAAGGCTTGTTTAACATCAAGTAAGTAATGTGTGTCTACTAAATGTTCAGCTAGCGTATTCAACATCGGATCTTTGTTTCTAATGCGTGACATGTTATTTGATATGATATCTACAATCTCTTCCTGATCTCGAATACGCTTTGCCATGACGTTCCCACTCGTATCAATAAATGGTGGAAAACAATAGGCCACCACTAATGTCTTGGCATGCCCATTATTCAACAAATGATAATTGAAAGGTTGGAAATGTTCCCTGATATACATCATTAATCGCGCATTGACTTCTGAAGATTGCGTTTCCATAAAAGCCTTAAGTTTAACGATTAAATCATTCGCTTCAAAATGATAAGTAACGTCCGTGAGGAGACTCTCTGAATAAATAGCTTGAATCGTTTTTAATGCTTGGTAAGCTTCTGCTGTCGTTTCGATGTTCGTTTTTCGGTTTTGTGTTAAATTCGATACTTCTATTTTGCATTGTGAAGTACCTATATACTCACTACATCTTTCATTAATGTATGACTTTATAAAGCTATCAAGCAGATACTTTAAATAGATATTTTGTATCGCATGTGTCGGATAAAGCCATTCTGAACCGATTAAATAAATCATATCGCGTGATAATGTATGATTAGCAATAGGCAATGTACTGATCATTTCCTCATGAAACAGCGTGATAAGAACATGGCTGTATTCAATCTGTTTTATTGCAAATTCAAACGAAGCGTTAAAGTCATTTTCGAATAAATGACAAAAGATTTGTGAACGCTTTTGAATTGCCATCTCATTAAAATTTAAAAGCTCTTCTTTTGATTTAAATATTAAAATCAATTGGTCATAGCGATTTTGAAGTTGTAGGAAAGTTTCCTGATCTAAGTGATTGTTTAAAAATAAGATATAGGAAATTCCCTTTTTTAACCTTTTGTTATTTTGAACCTCACCACTATTAATCAACGAATTGGCAAAGGAATGAGGTTTTCTTGCAATAGGTTTTTGCATTGCTTCTAATTGTTCCGGTGAATATTGTTCTGGCGATGCATTCATTTTACAACCTCCCTCCAAAACCATTTCATCCCTTTTTTGACATTTTTCTTGTTCACTTTTTTCTGATAAGTAATTGCCTTTTCTAGAAGATCAATCAACCTTTCATGATTTAAATAGATTTTTTTATATTTCCAAGCACTCCGTTTAAAACGATGTAATTCTCTAAATGCATACTGCATCCTTTTATGTTGCTTTATATATTCTGAGTACAAGTCTTGATAGTCATGCTCTAGCTGTGTTAAAGCATTTTTAAGTTGATGTTCATTCACTGTATTTCTGCCTATTTGTTGTTGGATTGCTAGCTTTAATTGTTCAATTAATTGCTGGTTATGCGTAGCAACTAGCGCCTGTGTCCCCTCATTTTCTATAAAATCTATAGATAGAATTTGATGCTTGAAGTTGTAAATGTTAAGCATATACATTTCAGGCATCTGAGATAAGAGGCTAATGATTGTCGTTTCATTTGTCACAAGGACGTGAAATATGCATTTAAATTTCAATACATGCGGTATCTCAGCTAATAACGCTTTAAAATTTGCGATTGTGCGCGCATCTATTACTTCATAAAAATGGCACTGAATTTCCGTCACTTTTTCTAAAGCTGTTTTAAATTGCGTTTCACTTCTATGTGTCCAATGATTGTTCTTAAAATGAATTTCGAGTTTATGCGTATTTGTATTAAAATCCCACGAAAAAATACACTTATTTTTAGACATCGCTATCCTCTTTTCTTAGTAGACTCTCATTTCCTTTGATTCTGATACTTTTTGCTGATCATTTTGTTGTACAAAGGCTTTGATTCTATATTTACCGGGTTCTAATTCGAGTTGAAAATGGTTTTGAACTTGATACATGATTTTTATCAATCGCTACTGATTCACCCTTTTTATAAATATAGAGCGCATATTTCATTTTTTCTCCCGAACTACATATTGTTACATCAATTTCGCCTTCTTTTTCCTGATGCGTTACGATATCATCGATTTTCAAAGTTGCTGGATTATGATCGAGTAAGTATGCTGTTTCAAGCATGATGTCTTCTAATTGTGATTCTAGATATTCATATGCGGCTTGATAATTAATATTCCCCATTTGTAATCACCTCAAGTTCTTTTTGAAGTACAACATCTGAACCTGTTATACTTTGTATCATTTTGGATGCGTTTCTACTCATTTCTAAAAAATACTTTTTGGATGTTGAATTAAATAATCAATATAAGCAACCATTTGATCAACATCGTTTCGTGGTGCTAAAAACCCAGATACTGCTTGCTGAATAAAATTGGGGATGCCACCAATCTCATTCGAAATGGGTACTAATCCTGAACTCATGGCTTCATTAATTGATACGCCTTGAGAATCATGGCGACTAGGTCCTAAATATATGCCATGCTCTCGATGGATGCTTGAGATTTCATTTTGCGGAATAAACATCTTATTCAAATTAACATTTTTCTTATTTTGAAGCGGCTTTGTAATTTTTTTCAAACAGTGGCCCATCCCCATAGATTGAAAATTTGAGTTTCTTAAAGTATTTCTTTTTAGCTAATTGTTGTATGACTTTTACTGTTAGGTCATTTGCGTAATTTTTAGCAGTAAAGGGGCGTATCGATACAATATGAAAGCGGTCCTCTTCTGTTTTTTCGTGATAAGGAAATAAATCTGCATCAATCATATTCGGTATGATTTCAAAGTTTTCAGGCTCAACACCTACAAATGGATCTACATACAATGTCTTAAATCTTTCAGAGACATAAATAAACTGTACGTTCATATCTTGGCGTGTCATTAACTTTTTCAAAAAAGCTTTTTGAACTGGATAAAAATGCTCTTTTTTCTGTAGTTGCGCTTTTAGTGACCCCGGTGATGATAAGTAATTATAATAACGTGTATACCATGCCTCAGCTTCAAAACCGTGTAACCAGACAACGACATTCGGCTTTACTTTTAAGCGTTCTACTGCGTTAAACATTTTATAATTAATAAAATGGAATAACAGCTTATCGTAACGGTAATATAATAGATGATTGTATAATTGTGCCTCATCCATATACATGATTTTTACACCATCAAAGTATTCATCTCTTTTGATTTTAGTTGTAAAAACAACAACCGTTACATCGAGCCCTTGTGCTAAGTAGCCTTTAACCCTTCGATGAATGAAAGCATTCGCATATATTTTATCTTTGTTTGGATATGCATTGGTTATCAGTAAATACCCCATTCTTTCACCTCGTTCTTCATCATTTCAATTTCATCTACTAATTCCGCATCATACGGACGATCAAAATGTTGATATAAATCAATGATTGCTAAAAATGCTTTCAACACATTTGGGATCTTTCTCTGTCGTTCTATTTATCCTTGAAATATACCAATGCTTAACATAGTAATTAAAACGATGATTCATATATGTTGATAAATAGCCATGCTGTTTTAGAAATTTCACCTTTTCCCGCTCAACTAAATAATATTTTCTAAAAAAT from Staphylococcus schleiferi includes the following:
- the qoxB gene encoding cytochrome aa3 quinol oxidase subunit I produces the protein MNFPWNELLVNGNWMITLAQIAAPFLVIGVVAAITYFKLWGYLYKEWFMSVDHKKIGLMYLICAVLMFVRGGIDAILLRIQLTVPDNPFLESNHYNEIFTTHGVIMIIFMAMPLVIGLMNIIIPLQIGARDVAFPLLNNISFWLFVAGMLLFNLSFIVGGSPAAGWTNYAPLAGEFSPGPGVNYYLIAIQISGIGTLATGINFFVTIIKLKTPSMTFMQMPMFVVTTFITMLIIILAFPALTIALALMTADRIFDTAFFTVANGGMPMLWANFFWVWGHPEVYILVLPAFGIYSEIIPTFARKRLFGHQSMVWATAGIAFLSFLVWVHHFYTMGNGALVNSFFSITTMLIAVPTGVKIFNWLFTLYKGRITFESPMLFSLAFIPNFTIGGVTGVMLAMASADFQYHNTYFLVAHFHYTIVAGVVFACFAAMIFWYPKAMGYKLFEKPNKWFFWIFMIGFNVTFLPQFILGLDGMPRRLYTYMPEDHWFLLNFISSIGAALMSIGFLIFVGNIIYSHIKAPREATGDNWDGLGRGLEWSTASAIPPKYNFAITPEWDDLDTFVEMKRQGRHYLDNHNYSDIHMPNNTHIGFWMGVLFFIGGFFLVFETLLPAILSLAGIFGLMIWRSFQEDHGYIIPASEVAETEARLRKARQKEREALNHE
- the qoxC gene encoding cytochrome aa3 quinol oxidase subunit III, whose product is MSNKVVDTIDARTHEGEINKLGFWIFLTAEFALFGTLFATLLTLQHGGSYGGMLTTDLFELPLVLIMTFLLLTSSYTCGIAIYYMRKENKNLLLLWMIITVLLGIGFVGFEIFEFSHYVHEGATPQTASYWSSFFILLGTHGAHVTLGIFWIICLLIQVAMRGLNKYNAPKLFIVSLYWHFLDVVWIFIFTAVYMIGMVYSG
- a CDS encoding glycosyltransferase, which translates into the protein MKKITKPLQNKKNVNLNKMFIPQNEISSIHREHGIYLGPSRHDSQGVSINEAMSSGLVPISNEIGGIPNFIQQAVSGFLAPRNDVDQMVAYIDYLIQHPKSIF
- the qoxD gene encoding cytochrome aa3 quinol oxidase subunit IV, encoding MNTIVKHTIGFIASIILTLLAVFVTLYTSLSFNAKVTIIFGFAFIQAFLQLLMFMHLTEGKNGRIQLAKVLFAIIITLVIVIGTYWVMQGGHGHHI
- a CDS encoding glycosyltransferase — encoded protein: MKKVGMFVWNHFTNDARVHRECTALADAGYQVDLIAINDPKNPNIHPYEKISDRFSVHRVKRYPTLLQAYSDHGKRFLIVVGGVCTAVAVGLFYVNYMLLSSYLALLLISMGAMKSRWLRKWVINSAIILRMIVKGYRLNPDVYHANDLNTLPQGIVCAKLRLKPKPLVYDSHEVQSDRTGYRPDLIKRIERFLLQFVDEMIVENHTRAKYNEHIYGFYPKTLYNYSELYDIETKPKINLHQKLNLKPDEKILLYQGGLQQGRGLEKLIEAMPLIKEGVLVFVGGGKLTETLKTQAQQSSARDWIYFLDKVPFQELPSITREAFVGFQVLQNVCFNHYSASSNKLFEYIMAHVPVIGCDFPEVKRVIVENEIGIAIDPHNAQHIAKAVNQMIDDPSFYAQCKENTKKAKVIYNWQNEKSKLLDVYNHLEKAPHIIGAIKNRLQLR
- the rihC gene encoding ribonucleoside hydrolase RihC, yielding MPIPIIIDTDPGIDDAAAISFALHHPEIDVKLINTVHGNVSIDKTTRNALTLVEYFNKDVPVSRGQAVPLIQPPIYAEHVHGETGMDGFEFPPLTRTVKSDNGVEAMKSVIVESHSPITLVPIGPLTNIALLLKHHPDIKHQIKEIVLMGGSASRGNVTVAAEFNIYADPEAAQIVFDSGVPITVIGLDVVRTTNLPLEKLPKIQNTNQTGAMLVELFRHYRGENFQQGLNVYDAYTIMYLIHPNLFTLRPAHVDVELKGEHTRGMTIMDFQHSQPNAQIVMQIQYEDFLDSFFSLLSYCP
- a CDS encoding ABC transporter ATP-binding protein — translated: MTYKVKVENVSKIYDLNNSKISKMISLFSFGYFYKPKPYYALYDISFEVEKGTSVGLIGLNGSGKSTLSNILAEVLKPSRGKVTINGNASLIAISAGLKNDFTGEENIRYKCLMHGMSTKEINQIFDDIVKFSELDEFIYQPIKSYSSGMKARLGFSIAIHTNPDVLIVDEALSVGDETFANKCIAKMKELQQQGKTIFFVSHSAAQIKNLCDKAIWIHYGEMIEYGEVNHVVKRYNTLIRGFKARDKKGQLAYKKKMLGLQQQRSDSIEASELSPVHWHTFLPLGGSFILFLIAIIWQVGGF
- a CDS encoding PepSY domain-containing protein; amino-acid sequence: MRFKVLSLLLSTGIVLAACGHDDHDDHDDHQEHAQKTEQKSDNQSNASSQNMTTQNVNKVKTQPEEAIKTAQKSFDGDVKKLEYKNDHGEWVYEIGLFKGNKEAEIKVSDKDNKVIHKEQESEHEMDNEKAIQYQDAISFKEAVKKAQKKYDGELKQWQLSQDDGQFVYEIELSSKQGEQEITLDAKSGDVLKQDHDN